A DNA window from Tachysurus vachellii isolate PV-2020 chromosome 20, HZAU_Pvac_v1, whole genome shotgun sequence contains the following coding sequences:
- the pbdc1 gene encoding protein PBDC1, translated as MDPGEVLASLGVEGAAAAAHALSLPAEAYGNDAQLEVMWAMKAYNHAEVYFNLISSVDPKYLKLTKTDDVIHTKFREDFPDFDVKVLDPELLKSAEAKEKWRPFCNHFENLVEDFNYGTLLRLDCEKDYTEENTIFATRIQFFAIEITRNREGYNKTVHDAGTKAKKQTKEQS; from the exons GGGGTGGAAGGAGCAGCAGCCGcagcacacgcactctctctccctgctgAGGCTTACGGAAACGAT GCGCAGTTGGAGGTGATGTGGGCGATGAAGGCCTACAATCATGCAGAAGTTTACTTCAAT CTCATTTCTTCCGTGGACCCGAAATATCTCAAACTCACAAAAACAGACGACGTGATCCATACCAAGTTTAGGGAAGACTTTCCAGACTTCGATGTCAAGGTTCTGGATCCGGAACTGCTCAAGTCGGCAGAAGCAAAAGAG AAATGGAGGCCTTTTTGTAACCACTTTGAAAACCTGGTTGAAGACTTTAACTACGGCACACTACTGCGTCTAGACTGCGAGAAGGATTACACAGAGGAGAACACCATATTCG CCACCAGAATCCAGTTCTTTGCTATCGAGATCACGAGAAATCGAGAAGGTTACAACAAGACCGTGCACGATGCTGGCACGAAGgccaaaaagcaaacaaaagagCAGAGTTAA
- the LOC132863707 gene encoding adhesion G protein-coupled receptor F5-like, with the protein MSNKGKRSACFLGFVAILLIYMQVVNSQGLFEFSDMLLEFSNTDGYVRNKRAVSTEEIEYVIIIEVNVSQAIYLDQIKSSLDSIIPFRLDNTTDIVSFNVTTVCNLTGTEYQCRCEDQYSWPCEKCALYGSCNNVTNSSCGCINAFPNDGHFCQPINELTSMYNM; encoded by the exons ATGTCTAATAAAG GGAAAAGGTCAGCATGTTTCCTGGGATTTGTTGCCATTCTGCTTATATATATGCAGGTGGTGAACTCACAAGGACTTTTTGAATTTTCAGACATGCTTTTAGAg TTTAGCAACACAGATGGATACGTAAGGAATAAACGAGCcg TGAGCACGGAGGAAATAGAATACGTTATAATCATAGAGGTGAATGTGTCACAAGCCATTTATTTGGACCAAATCAAATCATCTTTGGACTCCATCATCCCTTTCAGATTAGACAATACCACAGACATTGTTAGCTTTAACGTTACGACAG TGTGCAATTTGACTGGTACTGAATATCAGTGCAGGTGTGAGGATCAGTATTCCTGGCCGTGTGAAAAATGCGCACTATATGGGTCTTGTAATAACGTCACCAATTCCTCATGTGGCTGCATCAATGCTTTTCCAAATGATGGACACTTCTGC